Proteins from one Panthera leo isolate Ple1 chromosome D1, P.leo_Ple1_pat1.1, whole genome shotgun sequence genomic window:
- the E2F8 gene encoding transcription factor E2F8 isoform X2 → MENEKENLFFEPHKRGLMKTPLKESTAANIVLTEIQPDFGPLTTPTKPKELSQGEPWTPTANLKMLISAVSPEIRNRDQKRGLFDSRNGLPEAKDCLHEHLSGDEYEKSQPSRKEKSLGLLCHKFLARYPNYPNPAVNNDICLDEVAEELTKIRRLYDIANVLSSLNLIKKVHVTEERGRKPAFKWTGPEISPNPSGRGQVLPFPHSDLEVKRPSKDNCAKNLFSTRGKPNFTRHPSLIKLVKSIESDRRKINSAPSSPIKTSKAESAQNPAPFPSKMAQLAAICKMQLEEQSSEPSKKAKGQLERCGHCKPVSPLHTPANAELELTAPPLIQPLGVVPLIPSPLSPAVPMILPQAPSGPSYAIYLQPAHAQTVTPPQGLSPTVCPAPSSKATRSKDSTDATTEKAANDATKSGASTRPGSLQPVPERPGAKNRDKEPAGERGSKRASMLEDSGSKKKFKEDLKGLDSVSTALFPSGYLIPLTQCSSLGAESILSSKENSSTLSPNHRIYSSPITGVIPVTSSELTAVNFPSFHVTPLKLMVSPTSVAAVPVGNSPALTSSHPIPGQNPSSAIVNFTLQHLGLISPSVQVSASPGAVPVSPRIDPVSVVPENAGTQQGRATRYDSPVPGQNQPSGQSVAATGAQQPVPVTPKGSQSVAESFFRTPGGPMKPMGLSCMDFDGANKTSVGTLFVPQRKLEVSTEDVH, encoded by the exons ATGGAGAATGAAAAG GAAAATCTCTTTTTTGAGCCACATAAAAGAGGACTAATGAAAACACCTCTGAAAGAATCCACTGCAGCAAATATAGTGTTGACAGAGATACAGCCTGACTTTGGCCCTTTGACCACACCCACCAAGCCCAAGGAACTCTCCCAGGGAGAACCGTGGACACCAACAGCCAACCTGAAAATGCTCATCAGTGCCGTGAGCCCCGAGATACGAAATAGAGATCAGAAAAGGGGGTTGTTTGATAGCAGAAACGGATTACCTGAGGCCAAAGATTGTTTGCAC GAACACTTATCTGGAGATGAATATGAGAAATCCCAACCAAGtcgaaaagaaaaaagtttaggaTTGTTGTGTCATAAGTTCTTAGCACGATACCCTAACTACCCCAACCCTGCTGTGAACAATGACATCTGTCTTGATGAAGTAGCTGAAGAACTTA caAAAATTAGGAGGTTGTATGATATAGCTAATGTCCTGAGTAGCCTGAATCTTATCAAGAAAGTTCATGTTACGGAAGAAAGGGGCCGAAAACCAGCTTTTAAATGGACAGGCCCAGAAATCAGTCCAAATCCCAGTg GACGTGGCCAagtccttcctttcccccattccGATCTAGAAGTGAAGCGGCCTTCAAAAGACAACTGTGCCAAAAACCTCTTTTCCACGCGTGGGAAACCAAACTTCACTCGACACCCATCTCTGATCAAACTGGTTAAGAGCATAGAAAGTGACCGGAGAAAGATAAATTCTGCTCCCAGTAGCCCCATCAAGACAAGCAAAG CTGAGAGCGCTCAGAATCCGGCACCCTTCCCAAGTAAAATGGCTCAGCTCGCAGCTATTTGCAAAATGCAGTTAGAAGAACAGTCAAG CGAACCCAGCAAGAAAGCGAAGGGACAGCTGGAAAGATGCGGGCACTGCAAACCAGTGTCTCCTCTGCACACCCCAGCAAACGCTGAGCTGGAACTGACGGCCCCGCCCCTCATCCAGCCCCTGGGGGTGGTCCCCCTCATCCCCAGCCCATTGTCACCTGCAGTGCCCATGATCCTACCTCAGGCCCCTTCAGGCCCGTCCTATGCCATCTACCTGCAGCCTGCCCACGCCCAGACCGTGACGCCACCCCAAGGCCTGAGCCCGACagtctgccccgccccctcttcTAAAGCTACAAGATCAAAAGACTCCACAGATGCCACCACCGAGAAGGCAGCCAATGACGCCACCAAATCCGGTGCCTCCACCAGGCCTGGAAGCTTGCAGCCAGTGCCTGAGAGACCAGGTGCGAAGAACCGAGACAAGGAGCCTGCTGGAGAAAGAGGCTCAAAGAGGGCAAGCATGCTCGAGGACAGTGGttccaaaaagaaatttaaagaggaCCTGAAAGGACTTGACAGTGTCTCCACA GCCTTGTTCCCATCAGGATACCTAATCCCtctcacccagtgctcatccctggGGGCAGAGTCTATTCTGTCTAGTAAGGAAAACTCAAGTACACTTTCCCCAAACCACAGGATCTACAGCTCCCCAATCACAG GTGTCATTCCAGTGACATCATCCGAACTCACTGCTGTTAATTTTCCCTCTTTTCACGTAACACCTTTGAAGCTAATGGTCTCACCAACTTCCGTGGCAGCTGTACCTGTCGGGAACAGCCCGGCTCTCACTTCGAGCCACCCCATTCCCGGCCAGAACCCAAGCTCAGCCATTGTGAACTTCACATTGCAGCACTTGGGACTCATCTCCCCCAGTGTGCAGGTGTCTGCCAGCCCCGGAGCCGTTCCTGTGTCTCCAAGAATAGACCCTGTTAGTGTTGTACCAGAAAATGCAGGTACTCAGCAAGGAAGGGCCACCAGGTACGACTCTCCAGTCCCCGGCCAGAACCAACCGAGTGGACAATCAGTTGCTGCGACAGGGGCACAACAG CCTGTTCCTGTGACACCCAAAGGGTCACAGTCAGTGGCCGAAAGTTTCTTCCGTACCCCAGGCGGACCAATGAAGCCAATGGGCCTATCCTGCATGGATTTCGATGGTGCTAATAAAACCTCTGTGGGAACTCTCTTTGTCCCACAGCGAAAACTGGAAGTCTCGACAGAGGATGTCCATTAA
- the E2F8 gene encoding transcription factor E2F8 isoform X1: MENEKENLFFEPHKRGLMKTPLKESTAANIVLTEIQPDFGPLTTPTKPKELSQGEPWTPTANLKMLISAVSPEIRNRDQKRGLFDSRNGLPEAKDCLHEHLSGDEYEKSQPSRKEKSLGLLCHKFLARYPNYPNPAVNNDICLDEVAEELNVERRRIYDIVNVLESLHMVSRLAKNRYTWHGRHNLHKTLGTLKSVGEENKYAEQIMMIKKKEYEQEFDFGKTISLEDHIIKSNTGQNGHADMCFVELPGVEFRAASVNSRKDKSLRVMSQKFVMLFLVSTPQIVSLEIAAKILIGEDHVEDLDKSKFKTKIRRLYDIANVLSSLNLIKKVHVTEERGRKPAFKWTGPEISPNPSGRGQVLPFPHSDLEVKRPSKDNCAKNLFSTRGKPNFTRHPSLIKLVKSIESDRRKINSAPSSPIKTSKAESAQNPAPFPSKMAQLAAICKMQLEEQSSEPSKKAKGQLERCGHCKPVSPLHTPANAELELTAPPLIQPLGVVPLIPSPLSPAVPMILPQAPSGPSYAIYLQPAHAQTVTPPQGLSPTVCPAPSSKATRSKDSTDATTEKAANDATKSGASTRPGSLQPVPERPGAKNRDKEPAGERGSKRASMLEDSGSKKKFKEDLKGLDSVSTALFPSGYLIPLTQCSSLGAESILSSKENSSTLSPNHRIYSSPITGVIPVTSSELTAVNFPSFHVTPLKLMVSPTSVAAVPVGNSPALTSSHPIPGQNPSSAIVNFTLQHLGLISPSVQVSASPGAVPVSPRIDPVSVVPENAGTQQGRATRYDSPVPGQNQPSGQSVAATGAQQPVPVTPKGSQSVAESFFRTPGGPMKPMGLSCMDFDGANKTSVGTLFVPQRKLEVSTEDVH, from the exons ATGGAGAATGAAAAG GAAAATCTCTTTTTTGAGCCACATAAAAGAGGACTAATGAAAACACCTCTGAAAGAATCCACTGCAGCAAATATAGTGTTGACAGAGATACAGCCTGACTTTGGCCCTTTGACCACACCCACCAAGCCCAAGGAACTCTCCCAGGGAGAACCGTGGACACCAACAGCCAACCTGAAAATGCTCATCAGTGCCGTGAGCCCCGAGATACGAAATAGAGATCAGAAAAGGGGGTTGTTTGATAGCAGAAACGGATTACCTGAGGCCAAAGATTGTTTGCAC GAACACTTATCTGGAGATGAATATGAGAAATCCCAACCAAGtcgaaaagaaaaaagtttaggaTTGTTGTGTCATAAGTTCTTAGCACGATACCCTAACTACCCCAACCCTGCTGTGAACAATGACATCTGTCTTGATGAAGTAGCTGAAGAACTTA ATGTTGAGCGGCGACGCATTTACGATATCGTGAATGTCCTAGAGAGTTTACACATGGTGAGCCGCCTGGCCAAAAACAGATACACTTGGCACGGGCGACATAATCTCCACAAAACCCTGGGGACTTTGAAAAGCGTCGGGGAAGAGAACAAGTATGCCGAGCAGATTATGATGATCAAGAAGAAAGAATACGAACAAGAGTTTGACTTTGGTAAGACCATCAGCCTAGAGGATCATATCATCAAATCGAACACCGGCCAGAATGGACACGCGGACATGTGTTTTGTCGAACTCCCTGGAGTGGAATTTCGGGCAG cTTCTGTAAACAGCCGCAAAGATAAGTCTCTAAGAGTGATGAGCCAGAAGTTTGTGATGCTGTTTCTGGTGTCGACGCCTCAGATAGTAAGCCTAGAAATTGCTGCCAAGATTCTAATTGGGGAAGACCACGTGGAAGATTTGGATAAAAGCAAGTTTAAAA caAAAATTAGGAGGTTGTATGATATAGCTAATGTCCTGAGTAGCCTGAATCTTATCAAGAAAGTTCATGTTACGGAAGAAAGGGGCCGAAAACCAGCTTTTAAATGGACAGGCCCAGAAATCAGTCCAAATCCCAGTg GACGTGGCCAagtccttcctttcccccattccGATCTAGAAGTGAAGCGGCCTTCAAAAGACAACTGTGCCAAAAACCTCTTTTCCACGCGTGGGAAACCAAACTTCACTCGACACCCATCTCTGATCAAACTGGTTAAGAGCATAGAAAGTGACCGGAGAAAGATAAATTCTGCTCCCAGTAGCCCCATCAAGACAAGCAAAG CTGAGAGCGCTCAGAATCCGGCACCCTTCCCAAGTAAAATGGCTCAGCTCGCAGCTATTTGCAAAATGCAGTTAGAAGAACAGTCAAG CGAACCCAGCAAGAAAGCGAAGGGACAGCTGGAAAGATGCGGGCACTGCAAACCAGTGTCTCCTCTGCACACCCCAGCAAACGCTGAGCTGGAACTGACGGCCCCGCCCCTCATCCAGCCCCTGGGGGTGGTCCCCCTCATCCCCAGCCCATTGTCACCTGCAGTGCCCATGATCCTACCTCAGGCCCCTTCAGGCCCGTCCTATGCCATCTACCTGCAGCCTGCCCACGCCCAGACCGTGACGCCACCCCAAGGCCTGAGCCCGACagtctgccccgccccctcttcTAAAGCTACAAGATCAAAAGACTCCACAGATGCCACCACCGAGAAGGCAGCCAATGACGCCACCAAATCCGGTGCCTCCACCAGGCCTGGAAGCTTGCAGCCAGTGCCTGAGAGACCAGGTGCGAAGAACCGAGACAAGGAGCCTGCTGGAGAAAGAGGCTCAAAGAGGGCAAGCATGCTCGAGGACAGTGGttccaaaaagaaatttaaagaggaCCTGAAAGGACTTGACAGTGTCTCCACA GCCTTGTTCCCATCAGGATACCTAATCCCtctcacccagtgctcatccctggGGGCAGAGTCTATTCTGTCTAGTAAGGAAAACTCAAGTACACTTTCCCCAAACCACAGGATCTACAGCTCCCCAATCACAG GTGTCATTCCAGTGACATCATCCGAACTCACTGCTGTTAATTTTCCCTCTTTTCACGTAACACCTTTGAAGCTAATGGTCTCACCAACTTCCGTGGCAGCTGTACCTGTCGGGAACAGCCCGGCTCTCACTTCGAGCCACCCCATTCCCGGCCAGAACCCAAGCTCAGCCATTGTGAACTTCACATTGCAGCACTTGGGACTCATCTCCCCCAGTGTGCAGGTGTCTGCCAGCCCCGGAGCCGTTCCTGTGTCTCCAAGAATAGACCCTGTTAGTGTTGTACCAGAAAATGCAGGTACTCAGCAAGGAAGGGCCACCAGGTACGACTCTCCAGTCCCCGGCCAGAACCAACCGAGTGGACAATCAGTTGCTGCGACAGGGGCACAACAG CCTGTTCCTGTGACACCCAAAGGGTCACAGTCAGTGGCCGAAAGTTTCTTCCGTACCCCAGGCGGACCAATGAAGCCAATGGGCCTATCCTGCATGGATTTCGATGGTGCTAATAAAACCTCTGTGGGAACTCTCTTTGTCCCACAGCGAAAACTGGAAGTCTCGACAGAGGATGTCCATTAA